From a single Gavia stellata isolate bGavSte3 chromosome 5, bGavSte3.hap2, whole genome shotgun sequence genomic region:
- the MFAP3L gene encoding microfibrillar-associated protein 3-like, with translation MNILNSHHFLYFLPTTHLVILLAALTTAEDVTNSTSNHTDMNTGSAPVVISHIDHIIVKEGSSALIDCNVQGSPSPHYRWYNSNGRLLQEEESKGKWWFLDNGLLNITSVSFEDRGKYTCVASNMYGSVNNTVTLRVVFTSGDMGIYYMIVCLVAFTIVMILNITRLCMMSSHLKKTEKAINEFFRTEGAEKLQKAFEIAKRIPIITSAKTLELAKVTQFKTMEFARYIEELARSVPLPPLIMNCRTIMEEIMEVVGLEEQGQNFVRQTAEGQETTETDELYMIPNALKRSDSPTADSDASSLHEPPQQIAIKVSVHPLSKKDCMDGQSQESVQLDTKEEDTPQTPALPAEPPPEPSAELSSDDTALANDKNTCIIYESHV, from the exons ATGAACATACTGAACAGTCACCACTTTTTGTACTTTCTGCCTACCACACACCTTGTCATCTTATTAGCAGCTTTGACAACTGCTGAGGATGTGACTAATAGCACTTCCAACCACACCGACATGAACACGGGATCTGCGCCTGTGGTGATCTCCCACATTGACCATATTATAGTCAAGGAGGGGAGTAGTGCCTTGATCGACTGCAATGTCCAAGGTAGTCCTAGTCCACATTACAGATGGTACAATTCCAACGGCCGCCTGCTCCAAGAGGAAGAGAGTAAAG GAAAATGGTGGTTTCTTGACAATGGGCTACTAAACATTACCAGCGTGTCTTTTGAAGACAGAGGTAAATACACGTGTGTCGCATCTAATATGTATGGCAGTGTTAACAATACTGTGACACTGAGGGTTGTTTTTACCTCTGGAGATATGGGAATCTATTACATGATCGTCTGCCTTGTAGCTTTTACCATTGTTATGATACTGAACATTACTCGGTTATGTATGATGAGCagtcatctgaaaaaaacagagaaagcaatCAATGAATTCTTTAGAACAGAAGGGGCAGAGAAACTCCAGAAAGCCTTTGAGATTGCAAAGCGTATCCCAATTATCACTTCAGCCAAAACGCTCGAGCTTGCCAAAGTAACCCAGTTCAAGACCATGGAATTTGCTCGCTATATTGAAGAGCTTGCTCGGAGCGTACCTTTGCCACCTCTCATCATGAACTGCAGGACTATAATGGAAGAAATTATGGAGGTTGTCGGTCTGGAGGAGCAAGGACAGAATTTTGTACGGCAGACAGCAGAAGGCCAGGAAACCACTGAAACAGATGAGCTGTATATGATCCCGAATGCTTTGAAGCGCAGTGACTCTCCCACAGCGGACTCTGATGCATCATCACTGCACGAACCACCTCAACAGATTGCAATAAAAGTGTCAGTTCACCCATTGTCCAAAAAGGACTGTATGGACGGTCAGTCGCAAGAAAGCGTGCAGTTGGACACCAAGGAAGAAGACACTCCTCAAACACCAGCACTTCCTGCAGAGCCCCCTCCTGAGCCTTCTGCTGAACTCAGTTCTGATGACACAGCATTGGCAAATGacaaaaatacatgcattaTATATGAAAGCCATGTATAA